In Brevibacillus brevis, a genomic segment contains:
- a CDS encoding succinate dehydrogenase, with amino-acid sequence MNASKAVSVSTPLMHHHFLLSRMHSLAGIVPLGAFLIEHFYSNAVALLGASAYNRQVATLQGIPLVWVLEIVFILIPLLYHAGYGIYLATLSRNNTRDYGYPSNWRFLLQRVSGIVTLLFVLYHVWSFRLKSAFFGTDVSFDAVSGHLSHAWILAFYVLGILSTTFHFTNGLWSGLITWGITTGPRAQQISGKVSLLLFVLLSLVGLASLIAFV; translated from the coding sequence GTGAATGCGAGCAAGGCGGTTTCCGTTTCCACTCCTTTGATGCACCATCATTTTTTGCTCTCCAGGATGCACTCTCTGGCAGGAATCGTGCCGCTGGGTGCCTTTCTGATCGAGCATTTCTATTCCAATGCCGTCGCGCTTCTGGGGGCGTCGGCCTACAACAGGCAGGTGGCGACGCTGCAGGGCATCCCCTTGGTGTGGGTGCTCGAGATCGTTTTCATTCTGATCCCCTTGCTGTACCACGCGGGGTATGGGATCTATCTGGCCACGCTCTCCCGAAACAATACCCGCGACTATGGATACCCGAGCAACTGGCGGTTTTTGCTCCAGCGGGTGAGCGGGATCGTGACCCTTCTGTTTGTGCTCTACCACGTCTGGAGCTTCCGGCTGAAAAGCGCCTTCTTCGGCACGGATGTCAGCTTTGATGCTGTCTCCGGACATTTGTCGCATGCGTGGATACTTGCCTTTTACGTCCTGGGGATTCTCTCTACGACGTTTCATTTCACCAATGGCTTGTGGTCTGGTCTGATCACATGGGGCATCACCACGGGGCCGCGTGCCCAGCAGATTTCGGGAAAGGTGTCGCTGCTGCTGTTTGTGCTGCTCAGTCTGGTCGGGCTGGCGAGCCTGATTGCATTTGTTTAG
- the sdhA gene encoding succinate dehydrogenase flavoprotein subunit: protein MKHKDVIVVGGGLAGLMAAIQIAEKGGRVKLFSLVPVRRSHSVCAQGGINGAVNTKGEGDSTWEHFDDTIYGGDFLADQPPVKAMCEAAPEIIYLFDRMGVQFNRTVEGQIDFRRLGGAKYSRTAFAGATTGQQLLYALDEQVRRYEGEGLIEKYEYWEFLSLILDDEPRCRGIVAQDLRSMEIRPFRANAVILAAGGIGYIFRKSTNSVINTGSAHSIAYQQGVHYANPEFIQIHPTAIPGDDKLRLMSESARGEGGRLWVYRDGKPWYFLEEKYPAYGNLVPRDIATREIFHVCVDLKLGINGENMVYLDISHLPAKQLDEKLGGILDIYEKFVGDDPRKVPMHIFPAMHYSMGGLAVDYNQMTNIPGVFACGECDHQYHGANRLGANSLVSAVFGGMVAGPAALRYISGLPDSAEDMTSGLFDTEVKRQESAFAALTRMDGQENPYQLHLEMSNWMVENVTVVRYNDRLEQTDEKLQELLERWERIGVDDSSHYHNKSVTFTRQLRNMLQLARVITLGARNRNESRGAHYKPEFPDRDDERWLKTTLAAHTAEGPDFHYKDVDISHIQPRARRYDVVKEADAKAAPAGSGHKQEEVAR, encoded by the coding sequence ATGAAGCATAAAGACGTCATCGTGGTGGGCGGCGGACTGGCCGGGTTGATGGCGGCCATTCAGATCGCGGAAAAAGGCGGTCGGGTCAAGCTGTTTTCGCTCGTTCCCGTGCGCAGGTCGCACTCCGTCTGCGCGCAGGGGGGAATCAATGGAGCCGTCAATACGAAAGGAGAGGGCGACTCCACATGGGAGCATTTCGACGACACGATCTACGGCGGCGATTTTCTGGCCGATCAGCCTCCGGTCAAAGCGATGTGCGAGGCGGCGCCCGAGATCATTTACCTGTTTGACCGGATGGGGGTGCAGTTCAACCGCACCGTGGAAGGCCAGATCGACTTTCGCCGGCTCGGCGGGGCGAAGTACTCGCGCACGGCGTTTGCCGGAGCGACGACCGGGCAGCAGCTGCTGTACGCCCTGGATGAACAGGTCAGACGCTACGAGGGGGAAGGGTTGATCGAGAAATACGAGTACTGGGAGTTTTTGTCGCTGATTCTGGATGACGAACCGCGCTGCCGGGGGATCGTGGCGCAGGACCTGCGCTCGATGGAAATTCGCCCGTTTCGCGCAAACGCCGTGATTTTGGCGGCCGGCGGCATCGGGTACATTTTCCGCAAGAGCACCAATTCCGTCATCAATACGGGGAGCGCGCACAGCATCGCCTATCAGCAGGGCGTTCATTACGCCAATCCGGAGTTTATCCAGATCCACCCGACCGCGATTCCGGGAGACGACAAGCTGCGGCTGATGTCCGAGTCGGCCCGGGGTGAGGGCGGACGGCTGTGGGTGTACCGGGACGGCAAGCCGTGGTACTTCCTGGAGGAAAAATATCCGGCTTACGGGAACCTCGTGCCGCGCGACATCGCCACAAGGGAGATCTTCCACGTCTGCGTCGACCTGAAGCTGGGGATCAACGGAGAGAACATGGTCTACCTCGACATTTCCCACCTCCCGGCCAAGCAGCTGGACGAAAAGCTCGGCGGCATCCTGGACATCTACGAAAAATTCGTGGGCGATGACCCGCGCAAGGTGCCGATGCACATTTTTCCGGCGATGCACTACTCCATGGGCGGCCTTGCCGTGGATTACAACCAGATGACCAACATCCCGGGCGTGTTTGCCTGCGGGGAGTGTGACCATCAGTACCACGGGGCCAACCGGCTGGGGGCGAACTCTCTCGTCTCGGCCGTATTTGGCGGGATGGTAGCGGGGCCTGCTGCCCTGCGCTACATTTCCGGTCTGCCCGATTCCGCCGAAGACATGACTTCGGGCCTTTTCGATACGGAGGTGAAAAGGCAGGAGTCCGCGTTCGCCGCGCTCACACGGATGGACGGGCAAGAAAACCCGTACCAGCTGCACCTGGAAATGAGCAACTGGATGGTGGAAAATGTGACGGTCGTCCGCTACAACGACCGTCTGGAGCAGACGGACGAAAAGCTGCAGGAGCTGCTGGAGCGATGGGAGCGGATCGGCGTGGATGATTCGTCCCATTACCACAACAAGTCCGTGACCTTTACCCGCCAGCTGCGCAACATGCTTCAGCTGGCCCGAGTCATCACCCTGGGGGCGCGAAACCGCAACGAGAGCCGGGGAGCCCATTACAAGCCGGAATTCCCGGACCGCGACGACGAGCGTTGGCTGAAGACGACGCTGGCAGCCCATACTGCAGAGGGCCCGGACTTCCATTACAAGGACGTGGACATTTCCCATATCCAGCCGCGTGCGAGAAGGTATGACGTAGTCAAGGAAGCGG